A single genomic interval of uncultured Desulfobacter sp. harbors:
- a CDS encoding heavy metal translocating P-type ATPase → MTIKTQLFHINGMTCGACVRHVENAAKKVPGVKDASVNFATEKLNISYHPEEFKIQDLTAAIKKAGYEGYPENKKNIELKQQYFSLVVSIGFAIPLVLIAMLEMVGIALPDFISPMHSPKTFAVSQLLLTIPIILCGLHFYIKGFPALFRGHPNMDSLIAIGTTSAIVYSAFNTVLILTGRTDLVMNLYYETAGVIIALIKVGKYMEAVSKGKTSGAIKKLMGLQPKTAILVKEGKESIVPIEQVVPGDVLLAKPGEKIAVDGTVLEGRTSVDESMLTGESIPVDKTAGDTVTGASMNQAGTIRYRADRVGKETALAQIIQLVEEAQGSKAPIARMADIIAGYFVPFVIGIALVSSGAWFIGGAEITFVLKIFIAVLVIACPCALGLATPTAIMVGTGRGASLGILIKGGQPLEIASRVKTIVFDKTGTITEGKPKVTDVIAFNGFGKNDVLQFSASAEKGSEHSLGAAIVKEYEKLDMPFHQLSDFTAVAGRGIRANVNDRNLMLGNIEFMTENNISVNDIPEVDILSKEGKTVMYLALDEKLAGIIAVADVVKSDSADAIGKLHKMGIKTVMLTGDNKLTAAAIAKQVKIDEVVSQVMPGEKAEQVKQLQAGGSYVAMVGDGINDAPALAQSDIGFAIGSGTDVAMESAGIVLMQNSLHGVVTAIELSRATLRNIKQNLFWAFAYNTAGIPLAAGVFYLFGGPVLNPMFAAAAMAMSSVSVVTNALRLRYFKPDEGIRYPDHNIRYENKESEMKTKINIDGMSCMHCAKSVTEKLNGVEGISSTTVNLEEKYAIVNSNSPLDEALVTQVITDAGYKVLGIELPQSDS, encoded by the coding sequence ATGACTATTAAGACCCAACTATTTCATATCAATGGTATGACATGCGGCGCATGCGTCCGTCATGTCGAAAATGCCGCAAAAAAGGTACCGGGTGTTAAAGACGCTTCGGTAAATTTTGCGACAGAAAAATTAAACATTTCCTACCACCCTGAGGAATTTAAAATCCAGGATCTAACAGCGGCAATAAAGAAAGCAGGATACGAAGGATATCCTGAAAATAAAAAAAACATAGAACTTAAACAACAATATTTCAGCCTTGTTGTTTCCATAGGATTTGCGATTCCATTGGTTCTTATTGCCATGCTTGAGATGGTTGGAATTGCCCTGCCGGACTTCATCAGTCCGATGCACAGCCCGAAAACGTTTGCTGTGAGTCAACTATTGCTTACAATTCCCATAATTTTATGCGGTCTTCATTTTTATATTAAAGGGTTTCCTGCGCTTTTCAGGGGACATCCCAATATGGACTCTCTGATCGCCATAGGTACAACCTCCGCCATCGTTTACAGTGCATTTAATACCGTCTTGATACTGACAGGCAGGACGGATCTTGTGATGAACCTGTATTATGAAACTGCCGGGGTGATCATCGCATTAATAAAGGTTGGAAAATATATGGAGGCTGTCAGCAAAGGCAAAACATCAGGCGCAATAAAAAAACTGATGGGATTACAGCCTAAAACAGCTATCCTTGTGAAAGAGGGTAAGGAATCCATTGTCCCGATTGAGCAAGTTGTTCCAGGTGATGTGCTCTTGGCAAAGCCTGGAGAAAAAATTGCTGTGGACGGTACTGTTCTTGAAGGACGCACATCGGTCGATGAATCCATGTTGACAGGGGAAAGTATCCCGGTTGACAAAACAGCTGGAGATACCGTTACTGGGGCCAGCATGAATCAGGCCGGAACTATTCGTTACCGCGCAGACCGAGTCGGCAAAGAAACAGCGCTTGCCCAGATCATTCAGCTGGTTGAGGAGGCCCAGGGCAGTAAGGCACCTATTGCAAGAATGGCTGATATCATTGCCGGCTATTTTGTTCCATTTGTTATTGGTATCGCCCTGGTTTCCAGTGGTGCATGGTTTATCGGCGGTGCGGAAATAACCTTTGTGCTGAAAATTTTTATTGCGGTACTCGTGATTGCCTGCCCCTGCGCTTTGGGACTTGCCACGCCGACGGCAATTATGGTCGGTACAGGACGGGGGGCTTCTCTGGGTATTTTGATCAAAGGTGGTCAACCTTTGGAGATCGCCAGCCGGGTTAAAACCATTGTGTTTGATAAAACCGGCACCATCACAGAGGGTAAACCAAAGGTGACCGATGTTATCGCATTTAACGGTTTTGGAAAAAATGACGTTTTACAATTTTCAGCATCAGCAGAAAAAGGCTCTGAACATTCTTTAGGTGCCGCCATTGTAAAAGAATATGAAAAGCTGGATATGCCTTTCCATCAGCTGAGCGATTTTACTGCAGTGGCAGGCAGGGGTATTCGGGCAAACGTAAATGATAGAAACCTGATGCTTGGTAATATTGAATTCATGACTGAAAATAATATTTCCGTAAACGATATTCCAGAAGTCGATATTTTATCTAAGGAAGGTAAAACAGTCATGTATCTGGCCCTTGACGAGAAATTAGCCGGTATCATTGCGGTGGCAGATGTCGTGAAATCCGATTCAGCGGATGCCATAGGAAAACTCCATAAGATGGGAATTAAGACTGTAATGCTGACCGGCGACAACAAATTAACGGCTGCCGCCATAGCAAAACAGGTGAAAATAGATGAAGTCGTATCCCAGGTCATGCCTGGAGAAAAAGCGGAGCAAGTCAAACAACTTCAAGCTGGTGGTTCGTATGTGGCTATGGTTGGAGATGGTATAAACGACGCCCCTGCATTGGCTCAATCTGATATTGGATTCGCAATTGGCTCCGGAACCGATGTGGCTATGGAATCCGCAGGTATTGTTTTAATGCAGAACAGCCTGCATGGTGTCGTGACGGCAATCGAACTGAGCCGGGCGACCTTACGGAATATAAAACAGAATCTGTTTTGGGCATTTGCCTACAATACGGCGGGGATTCCATTGGCAGCAGGGGTTTTCTATTTGTTTGGAGGACCCGTGTTGAACCCGATGTTTGCTGCTGCAGCCATGGCAATGAGTTCCGTATCAGTTGTAACCAATGCGTTGAGATTAAGATATTTTAAACCTGATGAAGGAATACGGTACCCGGATCATAATATAAGATATGAAAACAAGGAGTCGGAAATGAAAACAAAAATCAACATTGATGGTATGAGCTGTATGCATTGTGCAAAAAGCGTAACAGAAAAACTTAATGGTGTTGAGGGGATTTCTTCAACAACGGTTAATCTTGAAGAAAAATATGCGATTGTGAACTCAAATTCTCCCTTGGACGAGGCGCTTGTCACCCAGGTAATAACTGATGCAGGTTACAAGGTCTTGGGAATTGAATTACCACAGTCTGATTCTTAA
- a CDS encoding RRXRR domain-containing protein — MKVYVKSQSGKWLMPTNPANARMLLKQGKAKVIQRTPFAVQLLYETTEHIQPVTVGIDDGGIHVGIAAVSHGQSLFQQEVVLRSDIKSKLDTRRQYRRSRRHRKTRYRKPRFLNRKQSIPTCKVCGKNAPASKVICRPCLRKAEGVHQEYAGIQKKVFRIPPSIKAKKEAIIRVVSQIPLPVSKIILEDVYFDFQAMENPDISGKQYQHGDLLYHKNFKQACLVRDKFKCRVCGAESTLQCHHIKPRANGGTDKLSNLMTLCEDCHEKHHKDGLKLPKQKSAFYISAAHVQQGKNYLQAELSRIAPLRTTFGYITAHHRNKAGIKKSHVNDAVIIADKQASPLDRQIKTKHVQSRKRSLHEATARKGRKAPNRIQKRNNKNVFTLKGFNRWDTVQYKGNVGFISGFTGTSSCRIVDIKGNYIKNPKKKYTQVNLREVIKIHENKSIVSYYANSSPTFAIAQEGDSLAGS, encoded by the coding sequence ATGAAAGTGTATGTCAAATCACAATCCGGCAAATGGCTGATGCCGACGAATCCGGCAAATGCCAGAATGTTGCTCAAACAGGGCAAGGCAAAAGTAATTCAAAGAACTCCGTTTGCCGTTCAACTGCTTTATGAGACTACAGAACACATACAGCCTGTGACGGTCGGCATTGATGACGGAGGAATCCATGTCGGTATTGCCGCGGTATCCCATGGTCAATCATTGTTTCAACAAGAGGTGGTTTTACGTTCAGATATCAAGTCAAAACTGGATACCCGGAGACAATATCGAAGGTCCAGACGACACCGGAAAACAAGATACCGGAAACCCAGATTTCTCAATAGAAAACAGTCTATTCCGACATGCAAGGTATGTGGGAAGAACGCTCCGGCATCCAAAGTAATCTGTCGGCCCTGTCTGAGAAAAGCAGAGGGTGTTCACCAGGAATATGCCGGCATCCAAAAGAAAGTTTTCAGAATCCCGCCGTCAATCAAGGCAAAGAAAGAGGCGATTATCCGGGTTGTGAGTCAAATCCCACTGCCGGTCTCAAAAATTATTCTGGAAGACGTTTATTTTGATTTTCAGGCGATGGAGAACCCGGACATTTCAGGCAAGCAATATCAGCATGGAGACTTATTGTATCACAAAAATTTTAAGCAGGCGTGTTTGGTTCGTGACAAGTTCAAATGCCGTGTCTGTGGCGCAGAATCAACACTGCAATGCCATCATATAAAGCCGAGAGCCAACGGCGGCACGGACAAGTTGTCGAACCTGATGACGCTATGTGAAGATTGCCATGAAAAGCACCATAAAGACGGCCTGAAACTTCCCAAGCAGAAAAGCGCTTTTTACATTTCAGCCGCGCATGTTCAGCAAGGCAAAAATTATCTGCAAGCGGAGTTGTCCCGGATCGCACCATTGAGGACGACATTCGGTTATATCACTGCCCACCATCGAAATAAGGCGGGAATTAAAAAATCCCACGTCAATGATGCTGTTATCATTGCAGATAAACAGGCCAGTCCTTTGGACCGGCAGATAAAAACAAAACATGTGCAGTCACGAAAAAGAAGCCTGCATGAAGCAACTGCAAGAAAAGGAAGGAAAGCACCGAACCGAATTCAAAAGCGGAATAATAAGAACGTATTTACCCTGAAAGGTTTTAACCGGTGGGATACGGTGCAGTACAAGGGGAACGTCGGTTTTATATCCGGTTTTACCGGCACTTCATCTTGTCGAATCGTTGATATCAAAGGGAATTATATCAAAAATCCAAAGAAAAAATATACACAGGTAAATTTGCGGGAAGTGATTAAAATACATGAAAATAAATCAATCGTTAGTTACTACGCCAATTCCTCCCCAACCTTTGCTATCGCTCAGGAAGGGGACTCCTTGGCGGGGAGTTGA
- a CDS encoding PilZ domain-containing protein, producing MTDKFSKDRSLLDEIMSELRFLADDEQEDILECILNIKEPRSYPRVNKPIEVDILIGDKIIQSHTKDLSASGVFVKSRMNPDIGVPAKIVFSLPGQTRPFKLNGTVARTDSGGIGLYFSDLTPYVREHLEKLLKRVSGFRS from the coding sequence GTGACGGATAAATTTTCAAAAGACAGGTCGCTCCTGGATGAAATAATGTCGGAACTCCGTTTCCTGGCCGATGACGAGCAAGAGGATATTTTGGAATGTATTCTTAATATCAAGGAGCCCAGATCCTATCCCCGGGTGAATAAACCCATTGAAGTGGATATTCTGATCGGTGATAAAATTATACAGTCTCATACCAAGGATCTGAGTGCTTCCGGGGTGTTCGTCAAATCCAGGATGAATCCGGATATCGGGGTACCGGCCAAAATCGTCTTTTCGCTGCCCGGCCAGACCCGGCCTTTTAAGCTTAACGGCACTGTGGCCAGAACGGATTCGGGCGGGATCGGGTTATATTTTTCCGACCTGACACCCTATGTCCGGGAACACTTGGAAAAACTGCTCAAAAGGGTGTCGGGATTCAGGTCTTGA
- a CDS encoding glutamate--tRNA ligase family protein, with product MLSLRKGTPWRGVENNLPLCLFNVPVNPVSRLAPTPSGFLHLGNAVNFLVTWAIVRSRKGRLHLRIDDMDGIRFRPDVLEDIFTSLDWLGLDWDTGPAGPDDFYQNYSLQKKKGYYRDRLQALNKTGKTGQKTFVCRCSRASIKKVSPNGLYPGTCRNAGLVFEPGRHTVRLKVDNDTCIQVNNQRIDLAGTFGDFVLWRKDDQPSYHLASLLEDEEGGINFIVRGRDLLLSTAAQIYLAQCFGFSSFPACRFVHHGLVLGKNGEKLSKSRGAYALKDLRQSGGSFTDAVKTAARILGLKHNTISTAQDIKQAIKDKEVKRDG from the coding sequence TTGCTATCGCTCAGGAAGGGGACTCCTTGGCGGGGAGTTGAAAACAATTTACCTCTGTGCCTTTTCAATGTACCGGTCAATCCGGTTTCACGCCTTGCACCAACCCCCAGCGGTTTTTTGCACCTCGGCAATGCGGTAAATTTTCTGGTGACCTGGGCCATTGTCAGAAGCCGTAAAGGCCGCCTCCATCTTCGAATTGATGATATGGACGGTATCCGTTTCAGGCCGGATGTGCTGGAAGATATTTTCACCAGCCTTGATTGGCTGGGACTGGACTGGGATACAGGGCCGGCAGGGCCGGATGATTTTTATCAAAATTATTCTTTGCAAAAAAAGAAAGGGTATTACCGGGACAGGTTGCAGGCCCTAAATAAAACGGGCAAAACGGGGCAAAAGACATTTGTATGCCGTTGCAGCCGGGCATCTATAAAAAAAGTATCGCCCAATGGACTATATCCAGGCACCTGCCGAAATGCCGGCCTTGTATTTGAACCCGGCCGTCACACTGTCCGGTTAAAAGTGGACAATGATACCTGCATTCAGGTCAACAATCAGCGTATTGATCTGGCCGGCACATTTGGTGATTTTGTCCTCTGGCGCAAGGATGATCAACCCAGCTATCATCTGGCAAGCCTTCTGGAAGATGAAGAAGGTGGTATCAATTTTATAGTCCGGGGTCGGGATCTTCTCTTGTCTACTGCTGCCCAGATTTATCTTGCCCAATGTTTTGGGTTCTCTTCATTTCCGGCATGCCGGTTTGTTCATCACGGGCTTGTTCTGGGAAAAAATGGCGAAAAGTTATCAAAATCAAGGGGGGCGTATGCTCTCAAAGACCTGAGGCAGTCAGGTGGCTCTTTTACCGACGCCGTAAAAACAGCGGCCCGGATTTTAGGGCTTAAACATAATACGATTTCTACCGCACAGGATATAAAACAAGCGATTAAAGACAAGGAGGTAAAACGTGACGGATAA
- a CDS encoding universal stress protein has translation MKLIVGYKHGTNQAENLLELALKRAQLFNATVLIVTVMSEGMEKDQDLITEAEDALEKAKTHFDRKDIPCETHLLIRGIDSGDDLVNFAKETQADEIIIGVKNRTKVGKLLLGSTAQAVVLNAPCPVVTMK, from the coding sequence ATGAAACTTATCGTGGGATACAAGCATGGCACAAACCAGGCGGAAAATCTTCTTGAACTTGCATTGAAGCGGGCTCAGCTTTTTAATGCAACAGTATTGATCGTTACCGTAATGTCCGAGGGTATGGAAAAAGATCAGGACTTGATCACTGAGGCGGAAGACGCCCTGGAAAAGGCCAAAACCCATTTTGATAGGAAAGATATCCCCTGTGAAACCCATTTACTGATTCGCGGCATTGATTCCGGAGATGATCTGGTTAATTTTGCCAAGGAAACCCAGGCAGACGAAATCATTATCGGTGTGAAAAACAGAACCAAGGTGGGAAAACTGCTGTTAGGTTCCACAGCCCAGGCCGTGGTCCTCAATGCCCCTTGCCCGGTGGTTACCATGAAATAA